A genomic stretch from Cellulomonas sp. KRMCY2 includes:
- a CDS encoding glycoside hydrolase family 2 TIM barrel-domain containing protein: protein MYIEDYSPGYGARPPRAALRSDSPAIDLDGTWRFRLSPTASGPVDFVDPDLDDDGWDELPVPSSWPMHGHGSPAYTNVVYPFPLDPPHVPTENPTGDHRRVFDVPADWAGADAVLRFEGVDSCARVWLNGTEVGVSKGSRLPVEFDVGQLLRPGRNVLAVRVHQWSSGSYLEDQDMWWLPGIFRDVTVIRRPQRAIDDVFVHADYDHITGSGTLRVDTDAPARVSIPELGIVDAPSGRPILIGAVEPWTAETPRLYDLQVATPDERVDLRTGFRTVAIEDGIFTVNGRRIVFQGVNRHEHHPDLGRAVPVEDMRRDLLLMKQHNINAVRTSHYPPHPTFLDLCDELGLWVIDECDLETHGFSLVDWRGNPADDERWEEACVDRMRRMVERDKNHPSIVVWSLGNESGSGRNLSAMARWTRRRDASRPLHYENDRGYPDSDFYSRMYPPHAEVDRVGRREEPPLPDPALDAHRDALPYILCEYGHAMGNGPGGLLEYQEVFERHPRCQGGFVWEWIDHGIRRRSPDGREYFAYGGDFGEPVHDSNFVCDGLVFPDRTPSPGLLEYKKVIEPARIEAVDAMPGVVRVTNRYDVRNLGHLSFTWTLEEEGEVRAGGGLELPVVLPGQSVQVELPELPPLVAEAWWTVRATLSDDCAWAAAGHEVAWGQVPARAARPEPVPLDLVRPSASGGVVTLGPGGFDLGSGRLVRLGTLVVEGPRVDAWRAPTDNDRGRHSTEGPPLEGLWRGLGLDRLQHRVLDIDARDSGLVVRTRVAPAGSDIALLADYHWTSDGDGLSLRLEITPQGQWPGPLPRLGMRLGLPAELGSVDWYGNGPGEAYADTRQAARIGRFGLTVDEMQTPYVFPQENGNRLGVRWATLTAPGGLGIRLEGRPTFGLTARRWTTEALDAAQHTVDLVPTDRIWVNIDHAQQGIGSASCGPGVLPPYRLPAEPVVLQVRMAALR, encoded by the coding sequence GTGTACATCGAGGACTACTCACCCGGCTACGGGGCACGACCGCCCCGGGCCGCACTGCGCTCGGACAGCCCCGCCATCGACCTGGACGGGACCTGGCGCTTCCGCCTGTCGCCGACGGCGAGCGGCCCGGTCGACTTCGTCGACCCGGACCTCGACGACGACGGCTGGGACGAGCTGCCGGTTCCGTCCAGCTGGCCGATGCACGGCCACGGGAGCCCCGCCTACACGAACGTCGTCTATCCCTTCCCCCTCGATCCTCCCCACGTGCCGACCGAGAACCCGACCGGTGACCACCGACGCGTCTTCGACGTCCCCGCCGACTGGGCGGGCGCCGACGCGGTCCTCCGGTTCGAGGGGGTGGACTCCTGCGCCCGGGTCTGGCTCAACGGGACCGAGGTCGGCGTGTCGAAGGGGAGCCGGCTGCCTGTCGAGTTCGACGTCGGACAGCTGCTGCGGCCGGGCCGCAACGTCCTGGCCGTCCGGGTGCACCAGTGGTCGTCCGGGAGCTACCTCGAGGACCAGGACATGTGGTGGCTCCCGGGGATCTTCCGCGACGTCACGGTGATCCGCCGACCGCAGCGAGCGATCGACGACGTGTTCGTCCACGCGGACTACGACCACATCACCGGCAGCGGCACGCTGCGGGTGGACACGGACGCGCCCGCACGGGTCAGCATCCCGGAGCTCGGCATCGTGGACGCACCGTCCGGCCGGCCGATCCTGATCGGGGCGGTCGAGCCCTGGACCGCGGAGACCCCTCGTCTGTACGACCTCCAGGTGGCGACGCCGGACGAGCGCGTCGACCTGCGGACCGGGTTCCGGACGGTCGCGATCGAGGACGGCATCTTCACTGTCAACGGGCGCCGGATCGTCTTCCAGGGCGTGAACCGGCACGAGCACCACCCCGACCTCGGTCGGGCGGTCCCCGTCGAGGACATGCGCCGGGACCTGCTCCTGATGAAGCAGCACAACATCAACGCGGTCCGCACGAGCCACTACCCGCCGCACCCGACCTTCCTCGACCTGTGCGACGAGCTGGGTCTGTGGGTGATCGACGAGTGCGACCTGGAGACGCACGGGTTCTCGCTCGTCGACTGGCGCGGCAACCCGGCCGACGACGAGCGGTGGGAGGAAGCCTGCGTCGACCGCATGCGACGCATGGTCGAGCGGGACAAGAACCACCCGAGCATCGTCGTGTGGTCGCTCGGCAACGAGTCCGGATCGGGCCGCAACCTGTCCGCGATGGCCCGGTGGACCCGCCGGCGCGACGCGAGCCGGCCCCTGCACTACGAGAACGACCGCGGCTACCCCGACAGCGACTTCTACAGCCGGATGTACCCGCCGCACGCGGAGGTCGACCGGGTCGGTCGCCGCGAGGAACCGCCGCTGCCCGATCCCGCGCTGGACGCGCACCGCGACGCACTGCCGTACATCTTGTGCGAGTACGGCCATGCGATGGGCAACGGACCCGGCGGACTGCTCGAGTACCAGGAGGTCTTCGAGCGGCATCCGCGCTGCCAGGGTGGGTTCGTCTGGGAGTGGATCGACCACGGGATCCGCAGGCGGTCACCTGACGGGCGCGAGTACTTCGCCTACGGCGGTGACTTCGGCGAGCCCGTGCACGACTCGAACTTCGTGTGCGACGGGCTCGTCTTCCCCGACCGGACGCCCTCGCCGGGCCTGCTCGAGTACAAGAAGGTCATCGAGCCGGCGCGGATCGAGGCCGTCGACGCCATGCCCGGGGTGGTTCGGGTGACGAACCGGTACGACGTCCGCAACCTCGGGCACCTGTCGTTCACGTGGACCCTCGAGGAGGAGGGCGAGGTGCGGGCCGGGGGAGGCCTCGAGCTGCCGGTCGTCCTGCCGGGGCAGAGCGTTCAGGTCGAGCTGCCCGAGCTGCCACCGCTGGTCGCGGAGGCGTGGTGGACCGTGCGCGCGACGCTCAGCGACGACTGCGCCTGGGCCGCGGCCGGCCACGAGGTGGCCTGGGGTCAGGTCCCGGCGCGTGCGGCGCGCCCCGAGCCCGTCCCGCTCGACCTCGTGCGACCGAGCGCCTCCGGAGGGGTCGTCACGCTCGGCCCCGGTGGCTTCGACCTCGGCTCGGGGAGGCTGGTGCGCCTCGGCACGCTCGTGGTGGAGGGTCCGCGCGTGGACGCGTGGCGCGCTCCCACCGACAACGACCGGGGTCGCCACTCCACCGAGGGGCCGCCGCTGGAAGGGCTCTGGCGTGGGCTCGGGCTCGACCGTCTGCAGCACCGGGTCCTCGACATCGACGCCCGTGACAGCGGCCTGGTGGTGCGGACCCGGGTCGCACCCGCCGGATCGGACATCGCGCTGCTGGCCGACTACCACTGGACGAGCGACGGGGACGGGCTGAGCCTCCGGCTGGAGATCACCCCCCAGGGCCAGTGGCCCGGTCCCCTTCCGCGGCTGGGGATGCGGCTCGGCCTGCCGGCGGAGCTCGGCTCGGTCGACTGGTACGGCAACGGTCCCGGAGAGGCGTACGCCGACACGCGACAGGCGGCGCGGATCGGGCGCTTCGGCCTGACCGTGGACGAGATGCAGACCCCGTACGTCTTCCCGCAGGAGAACGGCAACCGCCTCGGCGTCCGTTGGGCGACCCTGACGGCACCCGGGGGCCTCGGCATCCGCCTGGAGGGCCGGCCGACCTTCGGGCTCACGGCGCGGCGGTGGACGACGGAGGCGCTGGACGCCGCGCAGCACACCGTGGACCTGGTGCCCACCGACAGGATCTGGGTGAACATCGACCATGCCCAGCAGGGCATCGGCTCGGCCTCGTGCGGGCCCGGCGTCCTGCCGCCCTATCGCCTGCCGGCCGAGCCCGTGGTCCTGCAGGTGAGGATGGCTGCCCTGCGCTGA
- a CDS encoding SDR family NAD(P)-dependent oxidoreductase has protein sequence MPAPRRALVTGSTDGIGEAIADALVACGMDVVRHARNEQRAEHCREHAGPLTEVVIGDFASLESTKALAAQVTASGPFDVIVHNAGWAAAGDERPVTMDGIEQTLQVNALAPYVLTALVPLPRRLVFVSSDSIRNAHLDLSDLQHERSWDAGSAYAESKIALTAFVLHAARRYPQVMINAVHPGWVRSKMSGDVAPLSLEQGADTPVWLACADEPGAQVSGLFFHDRTPVRYNDQAHDTAVQDAVVRAFAELTGVRLPGDDPRDAPPTHGSDRA, from the coding sequence GTGCCGGCACCGCGACGAGCGCTCGTCACCGGCTCGACCGACGGCATCGGTGAGGCGATCGCCGACGCCCTCGTCGCGTGCGGGATGGACGTGGTCCGCCATGCGCGCAACGAGCAGCGTGCCGAGCACTGCCGCGAGCACGCGGGGCCGCTCACCGAGGTCGTCATCGGTGACTTCGCGTCGCTGGAGTCAACGAAGGCGCTCGCAGCCCAGGTCACGGCGTCGGGCCCGTTCGACGTCATCGTGCACAACGCCGGCTGGGCGGCCGCTGGCGACGAGCGTCCGGTGACCATGGACGGCATCGAGCAGACCCTGCAGGTCAACGCCCTGGCACCGTACGTGCTGACCGCGCTGGTGCCGCTCCCGCGGCGTCTGGTGTTCGTCAGCTCGGACTCGATCCGCAACGCGCACCTCGACCTGTCCGATCTGCAGCACGAGCGGTCGTGGGACGCCGGATCGGCCTATGCCGAGTCGAAGATCGCCCTGACGGCCTTCGTGCTGCACGCCGCACGTCGCTACCCGCAGGTGATGATCAACGCGGTCCATCCGGGGTGGGTGCGGTCCAAGATGAGCGGCGACGTTGCGCCGCTGAGCCTGGAGCAGGGCGCCGACACTCCGGTGTGGCTGGCCTGCGCGGACGAGCCGGGAGCCCAGGTCTCGGGGTTGTTCTTCCACGACCGCACACCGGTCCGGTACAACGACCAGGCGCACGACACCGCCGTGCAGGACGCCGTCGTGCGAGCCTTCGCCGAGCTGACCGGGGTGCGCCTTCCGGGGGACGATCCGCGGGATGCGCCACCGACCCACGGCAGCGACCGTGCCTGA
- a CDS encoding VOC family protein has protein sequence MTSGRSGIRHLELGSRDLERSRAFYRGLLGFDEVEVGAAGHERRPTAWFAAGPALVKVVELGDDRDPGTWADEDLQGGLRHAGFKIGDIDAQMRRLEAAGVEVLSPPRDVLGDVRIAFFLDPDGARLELVQGNLRYEHVESPALVQAEADLSLAPGDGARFDHVGLTVADLGATLDLWCGRFGYEVIGDIRHHDDERGFLMTYLAAGGSVLEVFSFDVPTQAPPVIGPEQLGLRGIGVGAHDAAGRATGPLTVRDGVVVEVVGKDG, from the coding sequence ATGACGAGCGGACGATCGGGCATCCGCCACCTCGAGCTCGGTTCCCGTGACCTCGAGCGGTCGCGGGCCTTCTACCGAGGCCTGCTCGGCTTCGACGAGGTCGAGGTGGGCGCGGCCGGTCACGAGCGCCGGCCGACGGCCTGGTTCGCCGCCGGCCCGGCCCTGGTGAAGGTCGTCGAGCTCGGCGACGACCGCGACCCCGGCACGTGGGCCGACGAGGATCTCCAGGGAGGTCTGCGTCACGCAGGCTTCAAGATCGGTGACATCGACGCGCAGATGCGCCGGCTCGAGGCGGCGGGGGTCGAGGTCCTCTCGCCTCCACGGGACGTGCTCGGTGACGTCCGCATCGCCTTCTTCCTCGACCCGGACGGGGCGCGGCTGGAGCTGGTCCAGGGCAACCTGCGCTACGAGCACGTGGAGTCGCCCGCTCTCGTCCAGGCGGAGGCCGACCTGAGCCTCGCACCGGGCGACGGTGCGCGCTTCGACCACGTCGGGCTGACGGTCGCCGACCTCGGTGCGACCCTCGACCTCTGGTGCGGTCGCTTCGGGTACGAGGTGATCGGCGACATCCGGCACCACGACGACGAGCGCGGCTTCCTGATGACGTACCTCGCAGCGGGCGGCTCGGTGCTCGAGGTGTTCAGCTTCGACGTGCCGACCCAGGCCCCGCCCGTCATCGGGCCCGAGCAGCTGGGCCTCCGGGGCATCGGTGTGGGCGCGCACGACGCTGCCGGCCGGGCGACCGGTCCGCTGACGGTGCGCGACGGCGTCGTGGTCGAGGTCGTGGGCAAGGATGGTTGA
- a CDS encoding GH1 family beta-glucosidase produces MQPIAPGFPAGFVWGAATAAYQVEGALDEDGRGVSIWDTFTATPGAIARGDTAAVACDHYHRHPEDIALLADLGLSAYRFSVAWPRIQPDGVGGPNQKGLDHYRRVVDACLGRGVTPYVTLYHWDLPQALEDVGGWLNRDTAHRFADYAAQVADALGDVVDHWVTVNEPKVASHAGYAAGIHAPGIRDPRGGVAAAHHLLLAHGLAVPVLRERMSADGELGIALDLTPVSPASQDPADVAAARRFDGNFNRMFLEPVLRGRYPTDMIEWFGGAPWLQDGDLEVISAPIDFLGINYYRGHVIGAGDGSVLEGSGTPMDLDAVHVIPPDAELTEVGWTVTPTGLHDLLLQLRDEYPHVPLMVTENGAAYPDVVAADGTVDDPKRVAYLDSHVRQMHRAIADGVDLRGYFVWTLLDNFEWAEGYKARFGIVHVDVETQRRTPKTSAAWLGAVARSNRLPDGGSLR; encoded by the coding sequence ATGCAGCCGATCGCCCCCGGGTTCCCCGCCGGCTTCGTGTGGGGCGCCGCCACCGCGGCGTACCAGGTGGAGGGGGCCCTCGACGAGGACGGTCGCGGGGTGTCGATCTGGGACACCTTCACCGCGACCCCGGGAGCGATCGCAAGGGGTGACACCGCTGCCGTGGCCTGCGACCACTACCACCGCCACCCTGAGGACATCGCCCTGCTCGCGGACCTCGGGCTGTCCGCCTACCGGTTCTCGGTGGCCTGGCCGAGGATCCAGCCGGACGGAGTCGGAGGCCCGAACCAGAAGGGCCTCGACCACTACCGCCGGGTCGTCGACGCCTGTCTCGGGCGAGGCGTCACGCCGTACGTGACCCTGTACCACTGGGACCTGCCCCAGGCGCTCGAGGACGTAGGCGGCTGGCTCAACCGCGACACCGCGCACCGGTTCGCCGACTACGCGGCCCAGGTCGCCGACGCCCTGGGTGACGTGGTCGACCACTGGGTCACCGTGAACGAGCCGAAGGTGGCGAGCCACGCCGGGTACGCCGCAGGGATCCACGCACCGGGCATCCGCGATCCCCGCGGCGGGGTCGCTGCTGCGCACCACCTGCTCCTCGCCCACGGCCTCGCGGTGCCGGTGCTTCGCGAGCGGATGTCGGCCGATGGCGAGCTGGGCATCGCCCTGGACCTCACGCCGGTCAGCCCGGCGTCGCAGGACCCGGCCGACGTCGCCGCCGCGCGGCGGTTCGACGGCAACTTCAACCGCATGTTCCTCGAACCCGTGCTGCGTGGGCGGTACCCGACGGACATGATCGAGTGGTTCGGTGGTGCGCCGTGGCTGCAGGACGGCGATCTCGAGGTGATCAGCGCACCGATCGACTTCCTGGGGATCAACTACTACCGCGGGCACGTCATCGGGGCGGGTGACGGTTCGGTCCTCGAAGGCTCGGGGACTCCGATGGACCTCGACGCCGTGCACGTGATCCCGCCGGACGCCGAGCTCACCGAGGTCGGCTGGACGGTCACGCCGACCGGTCTGCACGACCTGCTGCTCCAGCTGCGCGACGAGTACCCGCACGTCCCGCTCATGGTCACCGAGAACGGCGCCGCGTACCCGGACGTGGTCGCGGCCGACGGCACCGTCGACGACCCGAAGCGGGTGGCGTACCTCGACTCGCACGTGCGTCAGATGCACCGGGCGATCGCCGACGGCGTCGACCTCCGCGGCTACTTCGTCTGGACGCTCCTGGACAACTTCGAGTGGGCCGAGGGCTACAAGGCCCGCTTCGGGATCGTCCACGTCGACGTCGAGACGCAGCGACGGACGCCCAAGACGAGCGCCGCGTGGCTCGGGGCGGTGGCGCGGTCGAACCGGCTGCCGGATGGGGGGAGCCTCCGATGA
- a CDS encoding carbohydrate ABC transporter permease, with protein MSATRTAAPIAAKRTSSAARGSRRRHGTHWGATAILVLGALYCVLPALWVFIASTKSPGELFTTFSFWPSFTGGLQGNLDGLLGFGDDAFVRWTLNTLLYAGVGAVLTVFVSAAAGYALAKYRFAGRELLFRIILAGVLVPQVTLAIPQYLLLAQVNLTGSYWSVLLPSLISPFSIYLCRIYAMAAIPDELLEAARIDGAGEFRLFRSVALPLMLPGLITVLLLQFVAIWNNFLLPFIMLSDSDKYPLTVGLYTLLNQGASQPALYTLVITGAMLSILPLIVLFLLLQRYWRLDLLSGGVKG; from the coding sequence GTGAGCGCCACCCGTACCGCGGCCCCGATCGCCGCGAAGAGGACCAGCTCCGCCGCGCGAGGTAGCCGCAGGCGCCACGGCACGCACTGGGGGGCCACGGCGATCCTCGTCCTCGGCGCCCTGTACTGCGTGCTGCCCGCGCTCTGGGTGTTCATCGCGTCCACCAAGAGTCCGGGCGAGCTGTTCACGACCTTCTCGTTCTGGCCGAGCTTCACCGGCGGCCTGCAGGGCAACCTCGACGGCCTGCTCGGCTTCGGCGACGACGCCTTCGTCCGGTGGACCCTCAACACCCTGCTGTACGCCGGGGTCGGCGCGGTGCTCACCGTGTTCGTCTCGGCGGCGGCGGGCTACGCCCTGGCCAAGTACCGCTTCGCAGGGCGCGAGCTCCTGTTCCGGATCATCCTGGCCGGCGTCCTGGTCCCGCAGGTCACCCTCGCGATCCCGCAGTACCTGCTGCTCGCTCAGGTCAACCTCACCGGCAGCTACTGGTCGGTCCTGCTGCCGAGCCTGATCAGCCCGTTCAGCATCTACCTGTGCCGCATCTACGCGATGGCGGCGATCCCGGACGAGCTGCTCGAGGCGGCGCGGATCGACGGTGCCGGGGAGTTCCGGCTGTTCCGGTCGGTCGCCCTGCCCCTCATGCTCCCGGGCCTGATCACCGTGCTGCTCCTGCAGTTCGTGGCGATCTGGAACAACTTCCTGCTGCCGTTCATCATGCTGTCCGACAGCGACAAGTACCCGCTGACCGTGGGTCTGTACACGCTGCTCAACCAGGGTGCCAGCCAGCCGGCGCTGTACACCCTGGTGATCACCGGGGCGATGCTCTCGATCCTGCCGCTCATCGTCCTGTTCCTGCTCCTGCAGCGGTACTGGCGGCTGGACCTGCTCAGCGGCGGTGTCAAGGGATGA
- a CDS encoding carbohydrate ABC transporter permease, whose product MSNTLQTHPAEGLVDRGGRPSRRRRTARISRGAPYLFMAPAMLLFTGFLLVPIVYAAWLSLHASRRSGGGILGERIVTFVGFENYARALSAPELYASLGRMGVYGLLVVPTMLGLALLFALLLDLPRIRLRTVTRVGIFLPYAVPGVIASLLWGFLYLPRVSPIRRVFDEVGLTPPDFFGSTSIFFSVANIAVWGGVGFNMIVIYTALRAIPTELYDSARIDGCNEWQIAWRIKIPLLMPALVMTGIFSMIATLQVFTEPQTLSPLTNVISSSWMPLQKIYTDAFVLNDVYSAAATSIALAGVSLILSLIVLTVMQRRAFGENK is encoded by the coding sequence ATGAGCAACACCCTGCAGACGCACCCAGCCGAAGGGCTCGTGGACCGCGGTGGGCGACCGAGCAGGCGCCGGCGCACCGCGCGGATCTCCCGAGGCGCGCCGTACCTGTTCATGGCACCGGCGATGCTCCTGTTCACCGGCTTCCTGCTGGTCCCGATCGTCTACGCGGCCTGGCTCAGCCTGCACGCGAGCCGCCGCTCGGGCGGTGGCATCCTCGGCGAGCGCATCGTGACCTTCGTCGGCTTCGAGAACTACGCACGCGCCCTCAGCGCCCCCGAGCTGTACGCGTCCCTGGGCCGGATGGGCGTCTACGGCCTCCTCGTGGTGCCCACCATGCTCGGCCTGGCGCTGCTGTTCGCGCTGCTCCTCGACCTGCCTCGGATCCGGCTCCGCACGGTGACCCGGGTCGGCATCTTCCTGCCCTACGCCGTGCCCGGCGTCATCGCGTCCCTGCTGTGGGGCTTCCTCTACCTCCCCCGGGTCAGCCCGATCCGACGGGTCTTCGACGAGGTCGGGCTGACGCCGCCCGACTTCTTCGGCTCGACGAGCATCTTCTTCTCGGTGGCGAACATCGCGGTCTGGGGCGGCGTCGGCTTCAACATGATCGTCATCTACACCGCACTGCGCGCGATCCCCACCGAGCTGTACGACTCGGCGCGCATCGACGGCTGCAACGAGTGGCAGATCGCCTGGCGGATCAAGATCCCGCTGCTGATGCCCGCGCTGGTGATGACGGGGATCTTCTCGATGATCGCCACGCTCCAGGTGTTCACCGAGCCGCAGACCCTCTCACCGCTGACGAACGTCATCTCGTCCTCGTGGATGCCGTTGCAGAAGATCTACACCGACGCCTTCGTGCTCAACGACGTGTACTCCGCGGCCGCGACGTCGATCGCGCTGGCGGGCGTGTCCCTGATCCTGTCCTTGATCGTCCTGACCGTCATGCAGCGACGCGCGTTCGGAGAGAACAAGTGA
- a CDS encoding ABC transporter substrate-binding protein, which translates to MHRRLAASLVGVVVASSALTACTASDDGTTPDDTSAPAETAAAGGDADAPAELDFWTWTTNIEDVVAIWNEENPDQQVTVDRQAQGDELITRVLTAAQAGNDPCLIHTEYQALPVLVSNGVVADVTADFEGIRDAFPEGAWGLTSFGDQTFAVPQDIAPMMLFYREDLFAQYGLEVPTTWDEFAALAAEVREKAEPDQYLATFSSGDPGWFAGLAQQAGAEWWAPEGEAWKVGIDDEATTKLATYWGDLVSAGLIDDQPMYTPEWNAAMNDGTLLAWPTAVWGAGVLEGVAPDTAGLWRAVPMPQWSEGESRTGYWGGSGTAISASCEYPAQAAKFVTWLNTSPEALEALVTIAGVYPAATAGQTGTALEQPPVMLPNQPDFYAQASEIAGTASGFTWGPNVNVTYQAYKDAFQAAIQNGTPFADAVTTMQETTVADLKQQGYEVAE; encoded by the coding sequence ATGCATCGCAGACTCGCAGCCTCCCTGGTGGGGGTAGTCGTCGCGTCCTCGGCGCTCACCGCCTGCACGGCCTCCGACGACGGGACCACGCCCGACGACACGTCGGCACCCGCCGAGACCGCCGCAGCCGGTGGAGATGCCGATGCCCCGGCCGAGCTCGACTTCTGGACCTGGACGACGAACATCGAAGACGTCGTCGCCATCTGGAACGAGGAGAACCCCGACCAGCAGGTCACCGTCGACCGTCAGGCCCAGGGCGACGAGCTCATCACCCGGGTGCTCACCGCGGCCCAGGCCGGCAACGACCCCTGCCTCATCCACACCGAGTACCAGGCCCTGCCGGTGCTCGTCTCCAACGGCGTCGTCGCGGACGTCACCGCGGACTTCGAGGGCATCCGGGATGCGTTCCCCGAGGGCGCCTGGGGGCTGACGTCCTTCGGCGACCAGACCTTCGCCGTCCCCCAGGACATCGCGCCGATGATGCTCTTCTACCGCGAGGACCTCTTCGCGCAGTACGGGCTCGAGGTGCCGACCACCTGGGACGAGTTCGCTGCCCTCGCCGCAGAGGTTCGCGAGAAGGCTGAGCCCGACCAGTACCTCGCCACGTTCTCCTCGGGCGACCCGGGCTGGTTCGCCGGGCTCGCGCAGCAGGCCGGCGCCGAGTGGTGGGCTCCCGAGGGTGAGGCCTGGAAGGTCGGCATCGACGACGAGGCCACCACGAAGCTCGCCACCTACTGGGGCGACCTGGTCAGCGCGGGCCTGATCGACGACCAGCCGATGTACACACCGGAGTGGAACGCCGCCATGAACGACGGCACGCTGCTGGCGTGGCCGACGGCCGTGTGGGGCGCCGGCGTGCTCGAGGGTGTCGCCCCGGACACCGCCGGCCTGTGGCGGGCAGTTCCCATGCCGCAGTGGTCGGAGGGTGAGAGCAGGACCGGCTACTGGGGCGGTTCGGGCACCGCGATCAGCGCCAGCTGCGAGTACCCGGCCCAGGCTGCGAAGTTCGTGACCTGGCTCAACACCTCCCCGGAGGCTCTCGAGGCCCTGGTGACCATCGCCGGGGTCTACCCGGCGGCCACCGCGGGCCAGACCGGCACGGCGCTCGAGCAGCCGCCGGTGATGCTGCCCAACCAGCCGGACTTCTACGCCCAGGCGTCGGAGATCGCCGGAACCGCGAGCGGCTTCACCTGGGGCCCGAACGTGAACGTCACCTACCAGGCCTACAAGGATGCGTTCCAGGCGGCGATCCAGAACGGCACGCCGTTCGCCGACGCGGTCACCACCATGCAGGAGACCACCGTGGCCGACCTGAAGCAGCAGGGCTACGAGGTCGCCGAGTAG
- a CDS encoding ThuA domain-containing protein, whose translation MTADDALRVLLLPGGPEFHVPGQIAATLARLVSGPPGRAAVCDLVDDLDILADGAMLAEYDLVVPVWTEGALTEAQAHGLESAVRGGTGLGCIHGAAAAFRLSATYQGLVGGQFVDHPGGEIPYTVTVDRSHVVTASVPDFAVTTEKYYLHVDPANRVLATTRFDGDFGPLSSNGAVVMPVAWTRTYGTGRVFYCALGHRPDVLEAPAVSRLMARGLRWAAGAL comes from the coding sequence GTGACCGCCGACGACGCCCTTCGGGTCCTGCTCCTGCCGGGCGGCCCGGAGTTCCACGTGCCGGGCCAGATCGCAGCGACGCTGGCCCGGCTCGTGTCGGGCCCGCCGGGACGAGCCGCTGTCTGCGACCTGGTCGACGACCTCGACATCCTGGCCGACGGCGCGATGCTGGCCGAGTACGACCTCGTCGTGCCGGTCTGGACCGAGGGGGCTCTGACGGAGGCACAGGCCCACGGGCTCGAGTCCGCCGTGCGCGGTGGCACCGGTCTGGGGTGCATCCACGGCGCGGCCGCCGCCTTCCGCCTGTCGGCGACCTACCAGGGGCTCGTCGGCGGTCAGTTCGTCGACCACCCCGGAGGCGAGATCCCCTACACGGTGACCGTCGACAGGAGCCACGTCGTGACGGCCTCGGTCCCCGACTTCGCCGTCACGACCGAGAAGTACTACCTGCACGTGGACCCGGCCAACCGCGTGCTGGCGACCACACGTTTCGACGGTGACTTCGGTCCGCTGTCCAGCAACGGAGCGGTGGTGATGCCGGTCGCATGGACCCGCACCTACGGGACAGGTCGGGTCTTCTACTGCGCGCTGGGGCACCGACCCGACGTCCTGGAGGCACCGGCCGTCAGTCGCCTGATGGCTCGGGGCCTGCGTTGGGCGGCCGGGGCCCTCTGA